The following coding sequences are from one Niveibacterium umoris window:
- a CDS encoding glycosyltransferase family protein — MIHRFDTKSLADSAGVLEVMRPMLASGLLGEHRLVSLGCDTEDYRRLLKKRLADVGSQADGAPVVVYGAGAHTRQFWPELRHLNVVAVADRDETLHGTLCVGLPVISPALVASHARHVVISSRAYESAIERELGALHGDAITIHPLYGSNPDGELRHVWETEILDTVKDFQPDLLVYTPVHPHENLQPWLFEAARKAQPALKILTLWWDYDEAAEQSSYLDYERDSLLWADLVIENSNGTRLQRMAAGAPPYEHHRHCERVIFHPTPFDPALFYPQPDVPPLYDIALFGSSVGRRRFWIDALKARYGERFHHLGGVYEPNRPPLPIADYAFALRHTRICINTQTYPFRSQCKGKVREALGCGVLLLEEDNPETRLLLAPGEGIDYFSDVESLFALIDRYLEHDDERRSVVERGQQVWAERMNPGTWTAKVLARLGLSGARP, encoded by the coding sequence GTGATCCATCGCTTTGACACCAAGTCGCTGGCGGACTCGGCGGGTGTACTTGAGGTCATGCGGCCGATGCTCGCATCTGGCCTGCTTGGCGAACACCGGCTTGTCTCCCTTGGGTGTGACACGGAGGACTACCGCCGTCTGCTCAAAAAACGGCTCGCCGACGTCGGATCGCAGGCCGACGGCGCTCCTGTCGTGGTGTACGGGGCCGGCGCGCACACCCGGCAGTTCTGGCCCGAGTTGCGGCATCTCAATGTCGTCGCGGTCGCGGACCGGGACGAGACCCTGCATGGCACTCTGTGCGTTGGACTGCCCGTCATCTCTCCGGCGCTGGTGGCAAGCCACGCGCGGCATGTGGTGATATCCAGCCGTGCCTACGAATCAGCCATCGAGCGCGAACTCGGCGCCCTGCACGGTGATGCGATCACCATCCACCCACTTTATGGCAGCAATCCCGACGGCGAACTTCGCCATGTCTGGGAAACGGAGATCCTCGACACGGTAAAGGATTTCCAGCCCGACTTGCTGGTCTACACCCCGGTGCATCCGCACGAGAACCTTCAGCCGTGGCTGTTCGAAGCAGCGCGAAAAGCGCAGCCAGCGCTCAAGATCCTCACGCTGTGGTGGGACTATGACGAAGCCGCGGAGCAGTCGAGCTACCTCGACTACGAACGAGACAGTCTGCTCTGGGCGGATCTCGTGATCGAGAACTCGAACGGAACGCGTCTGCAACGGATGGCGGCAGGCGCTCCGCCCTACGAACACCACCGTCACTGCGAACGCGTGATCTTTCACCCTACGCCGTTCGATCCGGCCCTCTTCTACCCGCAACCGGACGTCCCGCCCCTGTACGACATCGCGCTGTTCGGAAGCTCGGTCGGGCGTCGACGCTTCTGGATCGACGCGCTCAAGGCGCGATACGGCGAGCGTTTTCATCATCTGGGCGGCGTGTACGAACCGAATCGCCCGCCACTGCCTATCGCCGACTATGCCTTCGCGCTACGGCACACCAGGATCTGCATCAACACGCAGACCTACCCGTTCCGCAGCCAGTGCAAGGGCAAGGTCAGGGAAGCTCTCGGCTGCGGCGTGCTGCTGCTTGAAGAAGACAACCCCGAGACGCGACTGCTGCTCGCACCCGGCGAGGGCATTGACTACTTCAGCGACGTCGAAAGCCTGTTCGCGCTGATCGATCGCTATCTGGAGCACGATGACGAACGCCGATCCGTCGTCGAGCGCGGGCAGCAGGTGTGGGCTGAACGGATGAACCCCGGCACCTGGACGGCTAAGGTGCTGGCCCGCCTGGGGTTGAGTGGAGCCAGGCCATGA
- the pseI gene encoding pseudaminic acid synthase, giving the protein MIQIGHIRVGLDSTPFFIAEMSGNHGGSLDRALAIVDAMAEAGAHALKLQTYTADTMTLDIAEREFLITDAENLWKGRTLYDLYHEAHTPCAWHKPLFERARSRGMLAFSTPFDATAVDFLETLDVPCYKVASFENVDLPLIRKVAATGKPIIMSTGMATLREIGEAVEAARDAGCRDLVLLKCTSSYPAPPEESHLRTLPHMREAFGCEVGLSDHTLGIGAAIAAVAMGATVIEKHVTLSRAEGGVDSAFSLEPAEVRQLMAECERARASLGAVHYGPGEREADSVKFRRSLYVVEDVAAGERLTAATVRAIRPGLGLLPGHLPQVLGRRAARDIPRGTPVSWDLLD; this is encoded by the coding sequence ATGATTCAGATCGGGCATATCCGGGTCGGGTTGGACTCGACTCCCTTCTTCATCGCCGAGATGAGCGGCAACCACGGCGGTTCGCTCGATCGTGCGCTGGCGATTGTCGATGCGATGGCGGAAGCGGGTGCGCATGCGCTGAAGTTGCAGACGTACACCGCGGACACGATGACGCTGGACATCGCCGAACGCGAATTCCTGATTACCGATGCGGAGAACCTGTGGAAGGGCCGCACGCTTTACGATCTGTACCACGAAGCGCACACGCCCTGCGCTTGGCACAAACCGCTGTTCGAACGGGCACGTTCGCGCGGCATGTTGGCATTCTCGACGCCCTTCGATGCGACGGCGGTCGACTTTCTCGAAACGCTCGACGTGCCCTGCTACAAGGTGGCGTCGTTCGAAAACGTCGATTTGCCGCTGATTCGCAAGGTCGCCGCCACCGGCAAGCCGATCATCATGTCCACCGGCATGGCGACGCTGCGCGAGATCGGGGAGGCGGTTGAGGCGGCCCGCGATGCGGGGTGTCGCGATCTGGTGCTGCTCAAATGCACCAGCAGTTACCCGGCGCCGCCGGAAGAGAGCCACCTGCGCACGCTGCCGCACATGCGGGAGGCATTTGGCTGCGAGGTCGGGCTGTCGGACCACACGCTCGGCATCGGTGCGGCCATTGCCGCGGTGGCCATGGGCGCGACCGTGATCGAGAAGCATGTGACCTTGTCGCGCGCGGAAGGTGGCGTGGATAGCGCGTTTTCGCTTGAACCCGCCGAGGTGCGTCAGCTGATGGCCGAATGCGAGCGGGCGAGGGCTTCGCTCGGCGCAGTGCACTACGGCCCGGGCGAACGTGAGGCCGATTCGGTGAAGTTCCGCCGCAGTCTGTATGTGGTCGAGGATGTGGCGGCAGGCGAACGTCTGACCGCGGCGACGGTGCGCGCGATCCGGCCAGGGCTCGGTCTGCTGCCGGGCCATCTGCCGCAGGTACTGGGCCGGCGCGCAGCGCGCGACATTCCGCGCGGCACGCCGGTGAGCTGGGACCTGCTGGACTGA
- a CDS encoding response regulator transcription factor has product MNAPTIRVLIADDHAIVRQGLRAILSDTSDMVVAGEAENGIRALQLLRDGSWDVVLMDVNMPDRNGIDTLKLVKKEFPKLPVLMLSMHPEEQYAVRALKAGASGYLSKQSAPEQLVLAIRQVASGKKYVSAEVAEQLATAITEDDRAPHERLSDREYQTLCMIASGKTLTQIGEELNLSVKTVSVYRARLLEKMKLKNNAELTHYGLKHGLVE; this is encoded by the coding sequence ATGAACGCTCCGACAATCCGCGTACTCATTGCAGACGACCACGCTATCGTGCGCCAGGGCCTGCGGGCGATTCTTTCCGACACCAGCGACATGGTGGTCGCCGGCGAAGCCGAGAACGGCATCCGCGCGCTGCAATTGCTCCGCGACGGCAGTTGGGATGTGGTGCTGATGGATGTGAACATGCCCGACCGCAACGGCATCGACACCCTGAAACTGGTGAAGAAGGAATTCCCCAAACTGCCGGTGCTGATGCTTTCCATGCATCCTGAGGAGCAGTACGCCGTGCGCGCCTTGAAGGCCGGCGCCTCAGGCTACCTGTCCAAACAGAGCGCACCGGAACAACTGGTGCTGGCGATCCGCCAGGTGGCATCCGGCAAGAAATACGTCAGCGCCGAGGTGGCGGAACAGTTGGCAACCGCCATAACCGAAGACGATCGCGCACCACACGAAAGGCTCTCCGATCGCGAATACCAGACGCTGTGCATGATCGCGTCCGGCAAGACGCTGACGCAGATTGGCGAGGAACTCAATCTCAGCGTCAAGACGGTGTCGGTGTATCGCGCCCGCTTGCTTGAGAAGATGAAGCTCAAGAACAACGCGGAACTGACGCATTACGGCCTCAAGCACGGTCTGGTCGAATAG
- a CDS encoding sensor domain-containing diguanylate cyclase: MNQPTQSPSDIAREVLKRLAVSRVPPTPDNFRSIYHQIAGTQPEETFPTREFKSFSAELPRDRPEQLRLARRFEGAVAEGNWESFHTRMLQLFQEITEETLPWGSLIRDLLAQLERRHANLTPKRKAEALDHVLGASQADPQQLFNRLQGLIRGWAGEATAETIVLVDTPPDAAETTAVGAPAPATSEAEAAPVSSARSEASPLKGSISDSLEVRSLIAQVLEEAIGGLLIETPELSTLATQLANELRQPSARFDTAGFTERLRGFAYKVEWVVRDQAGIRQALLRLLQLIIENISDLVADDSWVHGQVEGVLKVTAGPLDRDAIDELGKRLRDVILKQGVLKKSLVDAQERLKAMLSGFVDHLSDFYATTGGYRDRMEHCAEQVAQAQSIGELASVVDEIIQETRNIQIRAENSQSELNTLKQKADAANAEVQRLQKELDDASDLVRHDPLTGALNRKGLDETLDREVGRAERSGKPLCLALIDVDNFKQLNDSLGHTAGDEALVHLARVIGDTIRPQDSVARYGGEEFIVVLPDTDLESAVGVIQRLQRELTKRFFLHDNSKRLITFSAGVSQLDPKQPAKRTIDRADEAMYRAKRAGKNRVEAAR; the protein is encoded by the coding sequence ATGAACCAGCCCACGCAAAGTCCGTCCGACATCGCCCGCGAGGTGCTCAAGCGCCTCGCCGTCAGCCGTGTTCCGCCGACGCCGGACAATTTCCGCTCGATCTACCACCAGATCGCCGGAACGCAGCCGGAAGAGACCTTCCCCACGCGTGAGTTCAAGAGCTTCTCGGCCGAACTGCCACGCGATCGGCCGGAGCAACTGCGGCTCGCCAGGCGTTTTGAAGGCGCGGTCGCGGAAGGCAACTGGGAGAGCTTCCACACGCGGATGCTGCAGTTGTTCCAGGAGATCACCGAAGAAACGCTGCCCTGGGGCAGCCTGATCCGCGATCTGCTCGCGCAACTGGAGCGGCGCCACGCCAACCTCACCCCAAAACGCAAGGCCGAAGCGCTCGACCACGTGCTCGGCGCCAGCCAGGCTGATCCGCAACAACTCTTCAACCGGCTGCAGGGCCTGATTCGCGGTTGGGCCGGCGAGGCAACGGCCGAAACCATCGTGCTGGTCGACACGCCACCTGACGCAGCCGAAACAACGGCTGTGGGGGCACCCGCCCCCGCTACATCGGAAGCCGAGGCCGCGCCGGTGAGCAGCGCGCGCAGCGAGGCAAGCCCGCTGAAAGGTTCGATCAGCGACAGTCTCGAAGTCCGCTCGCTGATCGCCCAGGTGCTCGAAGAAGCCATCGGCGGCCTGCTGATCGAGACGCCCGAGCTGAGCACGCTCGCGACGCAACTCGCCAATGAATTGCGCCAACCGAGCGCCCGCTTCGACACCGCCGGCTTCACCGAGCGCCTGCGCGGCTTCGCCTATAAGGTCGAATGGGTGGTGCGCGATCAGGCAGGTATCCGTCAGGCGCTGCTGCGCCTGTTGCAGTTGATCATCGAGAACATCAGCGACCTGGTCGCGGACGACAGCTGGGTGCATGGCCAGGTGGAAGGCGTGCTCAAGGTCACCGCAGGCCCGCTCGACCGCGACGCCATCGACGAGCTCGGCAAGCGCCTGCGCGACGTAATCCTCAAACAGGGCGTTCTCAAGAAAAGTCTGGTCGACGCGCAGGAGCGCCTCAAGGCGATGCTGTCGGGATTTGTCGATCACCTGTCGGATTTCTACGCGACCACCGGCGGCTATCGCGACCGCATGGAGCACTGCGCAGAGCAGGTCGCGCAGGCGCAGTCGATCGGCGAACTCGCCTCGGTGGTGGACGAGATCATCCAGGAGACGCGCAACATCCAGATCCGCGCCGAAAACTCGCAGAGCGAACTCAACACGCTCAAGCAGAAAGCCGACGCGGCCAATGCCGAGGTGCAGCGGCTGCAGAAGGAACTCGACGATGCTAGTGATCTGGTGAGGCACGACCCGCTCACTGGCGCGCTGAACCGCAAGGGTCTCGACGAGACGCTGGACCGTGAAGTCGGCCGCGCTGAACGCAGTGGCAAGCCCCTGTGTCTGGCGCTGATCGACGTGGACAATTTCAAGCAGCTGAACGACTCGCTCGGGCACACGGCCGGCGACGAAGCCCTGGTGCACCTTGCGCGGGTCATTGGCGACACGATCCGTCCGCAAGACTCGGTGGCCCGTTACGGTGGCGAGGAATTCATCGTCGTCTTGCCCGACACTGATCTCGAATCCGCGGTGGGCGTCATCCAGCGACTGCAGCGCGAACTGACCAAACGCTTCTTCCTGCACGACAACAGCAAGCGTCTGATCACCTTCAGCGCCGGCGTCAGCCAGCTCGATCCCAAGCAACCCGCAAAACGGACGATCGATCGCGCGGACGAAGCCATGTACCGCGCCAAACGCGCCGGCAAGAACCGGGTGGAGGCGGCGCGTTAG
- a CDS encoding acyl carrier protein, with amino-acid sequence MSNLDQLRQTFSDALAIPPDQVVNDLRFNSIPQWDSVAHMALVAAIESAFDIMLDTDDVIDMSSFAKAQEIVRKYNVAL; translated from the coding sequence ATGAGCAATCTGGACCAACTCCGACAGACCTTCAGCGACGCGCTGGCGATTCCGCCCGATCAGGTGGTGAACGACCTGCGCTTCAACAGCATCCCGCAGTGGGATTCGGTGGCCCACATGGCACTCGTGGCCGCGATCGAATCTGCCTTCGACATCATGCTCGACACCGACGACGTGATCGACATGTCCAGCTTCGCCAAAGCGCAAGAGATCGTGCGCAAGTACAACGTCGCGCTCTGA